The following are encoded together in the Ranitomeya imitator isolate aRanImi1 chromosome 4, aRanImi1.pri, whole genome shotgun sequence genome:
- the LOC138674446 gene encoding octapeptide-repeat protein T2-like, which yields MWVDRRKEVKGHNEIKAREKGGRRRKREQERKKGARRKKEQEREWGARRKRGEQEVREGNKKEERGTRRKRGEQEGREGNKKEEREQEGREGARRKSGNKKEVRGTRRKRGNKKEEREQEGREGNKKEEREQEGREGNKKEERGTRGKRGEQEVREGNNREERGTRGKRGEQEGREGNKREERGTRRKRGSKKEERGTRRKRGEQEGREGARRKSGSKKEERGTRRKRGEQEGREGNKR from the coding sequence ATGTGGGTGGACAGAAGGAAAGAGGTGAAAGGACACAACGAAATAAAAGCAAGGGAAAAGGGGGGAAGAAGAAGGAAAAGAGAACAGGAAAGAAAAAAGGGAGCAAGAAGGAAAAAAGAACAGGAAAGAGAATGGGGAGCAAGAAGAAAGAGAGGGGAACAAGAGGTAAGAGAGGGGAACAAGAAGGAAGAGAGGGGAACAAGAAGGAAGAGAGGGGAACAAGAAGGAAGAGAGGGGAACAAGAAGGAAGAGAGGGAGCAAGAAGGAAGAGAGGGAGCAAGAAGGAAGAGCGGGAACAAGAAGGAAGTGAGGGGAACAAGAAGGAAGAGAGGGAACAAGAAGGAAGAGAGGGAACAAGAAGGAAGAGAGGGGAACAAGAAGGAAGAGAGGGAGCAAGAAGGAAGAGAGGGGAACAAGAAGGAAGAGAGGGGAACAAGAGGTAAGAGAGGGGAACAAGAGGTAAGAGAGGGGAACAATAGGGAAGAGAGGGGAACAAGAGGGAAGAGAGGGGAACAAGAGGGAAGAGAGGGGAACAAGAGGGAAGAGAGGGGAACAAGAAGGAAGAGAGGGAGCAAGAAGGAAGAGAGGGGAACAAGAAGGAAGAGAGGGGAACAAGAAGGAAGAGAGGGAGCAAGAAGGAAGAGCGGGAGCAAGAAGGAAGAGAGGGGAACAAGAAGGAAGAGAGGGGAACAAGAAGGAAGAGAGGGGAACAAGAGGTAA